In Methylosinus sp. PW1, the sequence CGCCATCATAGGCGAATTGGACGTCGGCGCGATCGATCTCGTCAGCATCGGCGATGGCGCGAGCCTCGGCTCCAAGCTGAAGCTCGCGAACGCCCGCGTCGTCGGCGACGAGCTGATCATCGGGACGATCGACATTGGCGCGGACGCTTATGTCGGGACCTCCTGCGTGATCGAGGAGAATGTCGTCCTCGGCGAGGGCGCGGCGCTCGAGGATCTGACCTCGGTTCCCGCCGGCTCGCAGATCGGCGCCTATGAGATTTGGGACGGCTCGCCGGCGCGCTACAAGGGGGATGTCGATCCCCGCGCGCTCGATCCGCAATCGACGGCCTCCGCGCCGCAGCGGCTCGCCATGGGCTTTATGTTCACGGTGCTGGTGCTGGCGCTGCCGCCGCTCGGCCTGCTGCCGATCTTCCCGGCCTTTTGGGTGTTCGACCGTTTCGACAATTGGCTCGGCATAACGGATGTCGATCACACCCTCTATCTCGCCGCCATCCCGCTCTTCGCCTGGCCGACCGCCTTCGTGCTGGTGCTCGTCACCGTGGCCTTCATCGTGGCCTTCCGCTGGATCGTGCTGCCGCGCGTCTCGGAGGGGACCTATTCGGTGTGGTCGGGTTTCTATCTGCGCAAATGGGCGGTGGCGCTCGCCACCGAGGTGACGCTGGAGACGCTCTCCTCGCTGTTCGCCACGCTCTACATGCGCACCTGGTACCGGCTGATGGGCGCGAAGATCGGCAAGGATTCGGAGATTTCGACCAATCTCTCCGGCCGCTACGATCTCGTCGAGATCGGCGAGAAATGCTTCATCGCCGATGAGGTGGTGCTCGGCGACGAGGATATGCGTCGCGGCTGGATGTATCTGAAGAAAGTGAAGACCGGCGCGCGCGTCTTCGTCGGCAACGACGCCGTGGTGCCGCCGGGTTCCGAAATCCCCAGTGGCGCGCTGATCGGCATCAAATCCAAGCCGCCGCAAAACAGCGAGCTCTCCGAGGGCGACACCTGGTTCGGCTCGCCGCCGATGAAGCTGCCGGTGCGCCAGACCTTCGACGGCGGCGGCGCCGCCTGGACCTATCAGCCGCCCTTCTGGAAGAAAGCCGCGCGCGCCGTCTATGAGGCGATCAACGTCTCGCTGCCGACCATGCTGTTCATCACTTTCGGCACATGGGCGGTGGAGAGCTTCGGCCAAAAGCTCATCGACGGCGATTATTGGTCGGTGTTCTGGCTCTTCGTGCTGTCGTCGACGCTGATCTCCGTCGGCATGACGCTGGTCGTGGTGGCGGTGAAATGGCTGACCATGGGGCGCTATGAGCCGCAGGTGAAGCCCATGTGGTCCTTCTGGGCGATGCGCACCGAGGCCTGCGCCGTGCTCTATTGGGGCCTCGCCGGCAAAATCTTGCTCGAGCATTTGCGCGGCACGCCCTTCCTGCCCTGGATGCTGCGCCTGTTCGGCTCCAAATTCGGCAAGGGCGTGTTCATGGACTTGACCGACATCACCGAATTCGACTGCGTGAGCGTCGGCGATTATGCGGCGCTCAATCAGGTCGCGGCGCTGCAGACTCATCTCTATGAGGACCGGGTGATGAAGGTCGGCCGCGTCGAGATCGGCCGCGGCGTGACCGTCGGCGCTGGCTCCACCGTGCTCTACGACACCCATGTCGGCGATTTCGCGCGGCTCGGTCCGCTCACCGTGGTGATGAAGGGCGAGAAGATTCCGGCGCATTCCGAATGGATCGGCGCGCCGGCTGAGCCGGCCACGCCGCCCGCGACGACGCCCGCTGTGGCGGAGGCGCGACGCGAGACCAGCAAGGCGGCGTGACGCTGGTCATGGAGCGAGCCTGAAGGCTCGCGGTCCGAGGCGCTCTCTGGACCGCGAGCCTTCAGGCTCGCATCCGAGCGCCTCACATGAAGATCAGATCCGTATCCTGCGGCCGCGCGCCGGCCGCGGTCAGCATCGCATGGGCTTGCCCGCGATGATGGGTCTGATGGTTGAAGAGATGGACGATGACGAGCTTGCGCGGCTTGACGATATCCATCTGCTTGGTGCCCGAATACCAGGAGAAATCGCCCTCGAGCGCCGCCTCGTCGAAGGCGTCCGCAAAGGCGATCAGCCGCGCGTCCATCGCCGCGCGCTCTGATTTCATGATCGCCCAATCGGCGCGGAAAGAGGCGGAGTCGGCGATCGCTACATTCGGGTTCGGATCGCCGGCGAGGCGGCTCATCCACATGGCG encodes:
- a CDS encoding DinB family protein — protein: MITPAFAQKMARYNAWQNESLFAAADTLSDEARRADRGAFFKSIHGTLNHLLWADAMWMSRLAGDPNPNVAIADSASFRADWAIMKSERAAMDARLIAFADAFDEAALEGDFSWYSGTKQMDIVKPRKLVIVHLFNHQTHHRGQAHAMLTAAGARPQDTDLIFM